GACTGCAGCTCTATTAAGAAATCCGGCTCGATTACGTGCGATGTCAAAGCAGGCAAGAAAAGTGGGTGAGCGTTTCGATCGTAAACGCCTGGCCGAGGACTATTACTACAAAGTCATCCTTCCGGCGTGGCAGGAGTTCAACGCAAAAGGATAAACCGCTCGCAGGTAGTTCTTTCACCAATCTTGAGATGTAGGAAGTAGACGCCTGGCGATACATCCGAGAGATCCCACATGAGTTGTCCTTCAGGATCTTTCAGGTGCTCTTGCTTTATGCGGCTACCTAGGACGTCGTATAGCACAAGCTTTCCTTTGCTTCCGTATGGAAAGGCGTAACTGATGCGGCATGAAGAATTCGTCAAGCTTTTAACCTCCAAACGTAGGGGGAGAGAAGCGATTTGCTTTTCCAGCACACCTGCCGCTTTGTTCAGCCGCACGATCAATGTGTCGTTAGCGTGATCTTCGTCCTGGGGATGAGATAGGGCCAGGGTGAGCACGGCCGAATCGGGTACTGACCAGTCTGTAACCAGGGTTATCGTGTCCATACCCAGGAAATCTAGGTCGGATGTAGCCGAACCCCAGGCGTCTCCTGAAAGCGTTACCTTTACGTTGCTGAGGAGGGCTCGGCCGTAGTTGGAAACCACAGCAACCAGATCCATTCTCGTACCCGGCTCTATCTGATCTCCATCACAGATCCCTACAAGTTCCAGCGCGCCTGCATCATAGTCATAAACCTCACCAATCAACCGATCCAGCCCCATCATGCAGAGATAGGCCGAGACCCAGCTCATGTCGGTGGTGTCCGCGTCCTGGGTGGTGGCCATGATACCGCCGTCATTGTCGGTGTCATAGGATAGGAGCTTGTGGGTGAGCCAGCGGTGGTGGCGGTCATAGGTCTCGTCGTGCGATATATCGTACATCGCTCCGTGCCCGTTTGCGTAGGCAACGTTCCAGGCGTTATCCCACGAGAAGTAGTCAACCTTCTTCCATTCCTGGAAGGTGTCAAGGTAGGGGCCGTTTACCTCGATCCATTCCTTACCTCTGAGGGTGTCGCGCAGAAAGGCGGAGTTACAGATGCCCCACACCATGGTTCCTGCGGACATCGCCCATCTTTCGTCCCCGAGCCTTGCCTCGATCTGGGGTTCGATGAAGCTGAGCAGGCTGTCGGCGAACGAGCACGCACTGTCCCGGGCCTCGCCGTCTTCTCGCTCCACCCCGTAGGAATAGAGCCAGCCCGCACACCAGCCTTTGACGAAGCGGTCTATATCCCAGTACATCCCCAATGGGTGTGTCTTTATGAACTCAGCGCATGAATCACGATACCATGCCCAGCTTTCGTCTTCGTAGACCGCTCTGTAACGTTGCTCAGCGGCAATCCCCCAGGCGCAGTTATGGGCGCGGTAATAGTCTTTGCTTCCTCCTTCTTCCTTCCATGCCGGGAAGTTGGAGCAGTAAAACCAGGCTTTATCGATATTCTCCTTAAATCTTGCGGTATCCCCGGTCAGCTCCCCGTATCTCGCCCACACCCAGATTGCCTCCTGGGTGTTGTCGGTCTCTATAGTGTTCTCCAGCTCGCCTGACTCGGCCTCTATCATCCCGCCGTGATCTGCCGAATCCGGATCGTTAAGCTGCCATTGGGCGCAGAACCCGGCTATCTGGGCGAACTCGTACAGGTAGTTGAAGCGAAGCTTTAAGGGATCTATGGTGTCCTGTGCCAGCGGCGAAACTCTAGGGGTACGGGGATAACTGCCTGGCCTCATCGGAGCGGTTGCCCACAGTGAGCCGCATAAAATCAGCCCTCCCATAATCAACACCACTTTTTTCATCAGTCGCCTCCTTTGCTCTATCCTAACTCAACCACCTAAGATGTCAAGTCTCCTCAATTGACAGGCGGCTAATCTTTATTATGATTAGGGGATGTCTGAACTCAAAGATTACCGGAATCTGTTTCCATCCTTAAATCAGGAGCGAGGAGGGCGGCAGCCGATCTATTTCGACAACGCCTGCATGACGCTTAAACCTCAGCCGGTTATTGATGCTATCCTTGATTACTACAACCGATATCCGGCTTGCGGCGAGCGCAGCACCCACTGGTTCGCTGCCCAGGTGGATAAAGGGGTCGAGGAGTCCAGGAAGGCCATAAGACAGCTTATCGGCGCATCAAGCGTAAAGGAGATTGTATTCACCAAGAACACCACCGAGGCGATTAATCTGGTGGCGCAGTCGCTGCGATGGAATCCAGATGATGTTGTTTTAACCACCGACAAGGAGCACAACTCAAACCTCTGCCCATGGCAGGAGCTTGCAGAACGAAGCACGATCTCCCGACACCGTGCCATCCCTTCGGACGAGCAAAGCCGCTTCAGCCTCCAGGAGTTCCGTAAGATTCTTGACGAAGAGCAAGGCAAGGTGCGCATGGTGAGTCTTTGTCACAGCTCTAACCTTGACGGAACCGCTATCCCTGACGCGACAATAAAAGAGGTAGTTAAGCTCACGAAGGCACATAATCCTGATGCCTTAGTGTTCCTGGATGCCGCGCAGAGCGTGCCGCATAAACGGGTCAACGTTCAAGAACTGGGTGTTGACTTTATCGCCTTCTCTATCCACAAGATGTGCGGACCTACGGGTGTGGGGGTGCTGTACGGACGAAAGGAGATCCTCAACGATGAAGAGGTGATCCAGCCCTTCCTTGTTGGTGGAGGCACGGTAGAAGACACCCATCTCTTTGGACATTCTAGCTACTTCCGCTCGCCCTATAAGTTCGAGGCCGGTTTGCAGAACTACGCCGGCATCATCGGCGCAGGTGCGGCCGCGCGCTTCCTTGCCGAGGTCGGGTCTGAACGTATCGCAGAACATGAACGGGTGCTCAACCGTGCACTTACAGCGAAGCTTTCCGAATTTCCCGAGATCCGTATCCTTGGCCCCAGTGATCCTGGGGAACGTTCAGGGATATGCACCTTCTATCTGCTAAAACCTGCGACCCGTTTCTCGGATTCCGAACCTGACATTGACGAGAAGCTTGACGGGAGAGCCAACATCATGATCCGTAAGGGAACCTTCTGCGTCCACTCCTGGTATCACGCACACGAGCCCCAGTTTGACAGCATCTGGCCGGGTTTTCGTCCCACACTCTTCCGCGCTTCCTTCTATCTCTACAATACGCTTGAAGAGGTTGAGCTCTTTGCCTCTACGATGAGCCAGATACTTGAGGAGATAGCCGAACTGCCGACCCTTACAGGGGGCTGAGTTGGCAGAAGAACCTGTAATTATTCGTTACTTCAAGGAGCTGTTTTCAAATCCGGGTGAAAGCCTTATGGGGAAGATAGAAGGCGCCGAGGTGGAAATCAAGGGAGAGCTTTGTCCCCGTAAGGGCAATAAGGATCAGCTTTTTCTCTACGGGAAACTGGATGGGAAGCGTCTTAGCAAGATAAAATTCATGTGCGCGCTTTGCGACCCTCATATGTTCGTGGCTGCGGATATCCTGTGCAGATCAGCCGCAGGTAAGGATCGTGAGGCGGTCGCGGCGCTTGATCTTGCCTCCTACGAGGGGCTTCTGGGCGGCTCGAGCCCGGAGGGGTTCGAGCACTTCAAGCGCGCGAGGGAACTTTTAGTCCTCGGGATGATGGAGGCTCTAGACTCATGAGCCGTGACTCCTCGCTGGTATTCCTGCCCAGCCAGCTTGCAGAAGGCTCCAACCGCTTCGAGATCGAGGCGGATATAGATGAACTCGATCTTGCCGAGTATACCTTTTCTGTGCCCCTGCGTTGCGAGATCGTTCTTGAACGCACCGGTGACAGGATCGATGTTCATCTTGATCTCGAAACCAGCCTGAAGCTTTCGTGTTCACGATGCGGTGAGTCGATGCGGCAGGATATTTGCGCCTCGGCCGATGTGACCTTCCTGCCCGAGGTGAAGAATAAAGAAGATGCAGATGAGCAGGATGCAACCGATCTGGAGTTTTACTCAGAAGTGCTTGATCTGAGGGACATCGTGAGGGATATGTTTCTTCTAGCTTTGCCGATTGCGCCGCTGTGCAGCGAGGATTGCCGGGGACTTTGCCCTTCGTGCGGCGCCAATCTGAATCGTGAAAATTGCAAGTGCAACACCCGCCTAAAACCCTCTCCTTTTGAAAAGCTAAGGAGGCTTGTGGATGAATAAACGAAGACTGACCTTCGGTGCTCGGAAGGCTTTGGCTGTCATAGGCTCCCTTGAGGCCAAGTTGTTCAGGAGCAGCCAAGAGAGCAAGCTGACCCCCAAGGCTCTGCGCAAGCAAGACAGACTGATCCTTGAGACGGTTGACGGCAAACGTAGTGCTCGCGAGGCAATCCTGGCCTCGGGGCTAGACTACCAGGTTGGACTTCACTCGATAGCCTGGCTTGTGCAAACGGGTTTCCTCTACAGCAGCGAGACGCTGCAAAGGTATCTAGAGCATCAGGCGGATCGCCTGGCGCTTTTTGTAGATCTTTTCTCTGACGTCGAGCATGACGCTGATTTTTGGGAGAACGAGATCGATTCCATCCTGAAAGAGGCTGGCGAGCTTAACGATGCCTTGCCTGGACTTAGCTGGGAAGGGATCACCCCTCATATCTCAGAGCCATTCCCTGCACCAGAAGCGATCCGCGAGTATTTTCTTCAGTTGTTCATCTTGCTCTACGACAAGGCCGAGGAGATATTCGGTTCCGAGGCGGTTCTTGCCAAGCGTATCCTGCTTGACGTTCGACCTCAGCCCTGATTTATAAAAAAGAAACGACCTAGGGTCGTTTCTTTCCAGCGCATGGGTTGTGATTGCCTTACTCGGCCTCTTTGAGGATTTCCATGACCTCTGCCGGAGTAGCTGCTTTTGACAGCCTGGTGCGCATCTCTTCCTTACGCAGTATCTTTGAGAGCCTGGCAAGCGCCATGATGTAGTGTGATTTCTTCTCCTCGGGTGCAGCTATGAGGAAGATAAGGTGGGATGGTTTGCCGTCGAGCGAGTTGAAGTCAACCCCCTTGGCGGAGCGGCCAAAGGCAAGAAGAAGTTCACTGGTCGCGGTTGTCCTGGCATGGGGTATTGCTACACCAAGGCCGATACCTGTGCTTTCCAGGTTCTCCCGCTTAAGGATGTCGACAAGGAATGTTTCTTCGTCCTGGATTAACCCCAGATCTACCATGACCGAGACCAGTTCCTTGATTACGGCAACCTTTTCCTGTGCCTTAAGATCAAGCACAATTCCTTCTTCTCGGATAGCCTCTGATATACGAATCATCATCCCTCCTGGTTGAAAATGAGCAGTGGAGTTGGGCCGAGTTTTTGCAAAAGAAGCTCGGCATCAAGTTCTTTATAGGGGAAGGTGACACAGAGGTCTGCCTCGTAGCTCTTAACCACCGAGGCGATGGTCTCTTCCGGCTTGCCTTCCTCCAGCATAAGTGAGATCTTAAGTTCCCTTCCGAATGCCACGTCCTCGATCTGATACAGGAAATTCCATATTCTGTCTTCGAGGATGTCCCGTTTTTCCTTCTCTTCCTTTGTCGACTCTTCGGGTTCCTCTGGCAATACCGCCAATACTATCAGGCGGCTCTGCAGCTGGGAAGCCAGATCCAGGAGCCCCTCAAGTTCCTCGAGGCGGGTTTCGTCCGCCTCAACATAGCAAAGCACACGTCTATACACTTTAGATAACCTCCTACTTTCCTACGCAGAAGCGTGAAAAGATCTCTTCAAGTATGCGTTGGTCAAGAGCCGGACGGTCAGTGCCTGTGACATCGGCAAGCGCCTCGCGCAGTTCCTTTGCTCTCATATCCAGATACTGCGCGTCCAAAGCAGACCGCAGATGCACGGCCAGATGCTCCAGACGCTCTTCCTGAAAGCGATTGGCAAAGAACGTCTCTCCCTGGCTTGATGCTTCTTCCTTTAGGCGATCCAGGAGAGGGGAGAGATTCTTTCTCTTCAAGGCAGAGATCCCTATAGGCTCGCCGGCGACGTTTTCTAAGGGAGGAACCTCCTTCACGGCGTCTGTTTTGTTCCATACGATCATGCCTGGTTTTGTTCTTAAAAGCTTTAGGAGTTCAGCGTCTGCCGGGACAAACCCTGAGGTCGCATCAAGGATAACCAAGATGAAATCCGCCCGATTGGCCGCCTCTATTGCACGTCGGACAGCGCACTGATCGGGAAGCGATTCTGCGATTCCAATCCCTGCGCCGTCGAAGAGGCGAACCTGGCCTGTTGGGAAACGCAGGGTTCCGGTTACAAGATCCCTGGTTGTTCCAGGCACAGTGGTTACGATAGAACGTTCTTCACCCAGAAGGGCATTGAAGAGGGTAGATTTGCCGACGTTAGGACGTCCGAGAATCATGACCGCCAAGCCCTTACGCTGGCTGCGCCCCCGGCGAAACGCCCGCTCTAGCCTTTGGGTGTCTGCGATGAGCTCCTCCAACATGGGTTCAAGGGACTCCTCGGGGATGTCCTCTTCAGGGAACTCAAGTTGAGCCTGGAGGATGGTTAGGAGCCAGCGTAGCCGGTCTGAAAGACCCTCTAGTTCTTTTGCAAGATCCCCTCGTAGTTGTGCCACGGCGGCCTTGACACCCTTCAGGGTTCGGACCTCGATCGTGGCAAGCACCGCTTCAGCTTGGGTTACATCCAGCCTGCCGTGAAGAAAAGCGCGTTCGGTAAACTCCCCGGGACGAGCCAGGCGAGCGCCGATCCCGATCAAAAGATCGGTTACCCGATCCACTATAAGCGGGTTGCCGTGGAGCGAGAACTCGACCGTATCCTCGGTGGTATAGCTGTGAGGAGCCCGGTAAACCGCGGCTAGGGCCTCATCTACGATCTCCTCTCCCTCGACGATGAATCCGTTGAGCAGCTGATGCCCTCGTGCTCCGGTCAAACGTTTACGCCCCTTAAAGATCTGATCACACATCCTTAGCGTCTTGGGTCCTGAGACCCGCACTATTGCCAACGCACTGCGGCCACCCGGGGTGGCTGGAGCAACTATAACATCTTGAAGGCGTTCAAGGAGCATCAACGGGTGCAATGATTACGTTCTTTCGATAGCCGGTGCCTATGGTGTAGGAACGCACGCCCTCTATACCGGCCAGGGTTTGCTCTGCCAGTTTGCGTTCCTTGTCAGTCAATGGATCAAGCATCATCTCACGGCCGGTCTCTTTTACTATCTTGGCTATGGCCATGGACTTCTTTCGAAGGAAGTTCTCACGCCGCTGCTTGTAACCGCCGACGTCAACTATAACGTTTGGCGTCTTCCCGCAACGGTGCTGTAGTATCGACTGCACCACCAGCTGAAGCGCCCGCAGGGTCTCGCCCAACCGACCTATGAGCAGACCATCCCAGCGCCGCGTACGGGCGTTGACGTAGTATTCGTTCTCACTGCGTTTACGCCATTCTATGCGCGCGCGGAAACCAGCAAGCGAGACTATCTGCGAGAGGACTTCGGCAAGTTCTTCACCGAAGGCATCTTGCTGGTTCGGTCCTTCTGCCATTGAGTTCCTCCAGATCGTACCCCTCTCCTGAAAATCGCAAACTCCAGAATGGAGAGGAGATTAAAAACAAACCAGTATAACTGTAGTCCTGCAGGGAAGTTAAGGAAGATTACAGTAATCAAAATCGGCATTATGAAGGTCATTAGGCGATTTCGTGGGTCGGTGGCGGTTCGCAGGCTCTGGATTACAGAGGCCACGCCCATCAGTACCGGAAGGATGTAGAAGGGATCGTGCTGAGACAGATCCGCCAGCCACGTTAATTCGCCGGCGGGGATTCTAATGAAGTTAAAGATGTTGATGGCCTTTTCGGGGTTCTTGACAATAGTTACCGTGAACAGCTTGACAAAGGGCGCGCCGCGCAGGCTAATGGCGTTACGAAGCACCGCGTAAAGCCCGAAGAATACAGGCAGCTGGATGAGCATGGGCAGGCAGCCCTTGAAAGGTGAAGCACCGTGGGCGCGGTAGAGCTTCATGGTTTCTTCGTTCAGGCGTTTTTTATCGTCCTTGAAGCGCTGCTGGAGTTCCTTAAGCTTGGGCTGCAGCACCTGCATCTTCTGCATTGAACGCTGTTGCACCTGTGAAAGCGGCAGGAAGATGAGTTTGATAAGTATAGAGAAGACGATGATTACTACCCCGTAGTTCTTTATAACGTGGTTCAGGAACTGGAATATCTTGAGGATTATGACACCCAGCCAGCGGAAAGCCGAGCCACCCAGCTCGACAATCCGGTTCAGTTTGTGCCCCATCTTTGTCAGTATGTTGTAGTCCTGAGGGCCGAAGTAAAGCCTGAACTCGCGGCCTCCTTCAATGTCGAATGAGAGACCGATACGTTGCTTCTTGGTTACGCTGGGGATTATCTTTCCAACCACAGGTTCTGAT
This DNA window, taken from candidate division TA06 bacterium B3_TA06, encodes the following:
- a CDS encoding selenocysteine lyase produces the protein MSELKDYRNLFPSLNQERGGRQPIYFDNACMTLKPQPVIDAILDYYNRYPACGERSTHWFAAQVDKGVEESRKAIRQLIGASSVKEIVFTKNTTEAINLVAQSLRWNPDDVVLTTDKEHNSNLCPWQELAERSTISRHRAIPSDEQSRFSLQEFRKILDEEQGKVRMVSLCHSSNLDGTAIPDATIKEVVKLTKAHNPDALVFLDAAQSVPHKRVNVQELGVDFIAFSIHKMCGPTGVGVLYGRKEILNDEEVIQPFLVGGGTVEDTHLFGHSSYFRSPYKFEAGLQNYAGIIGAGAAARFLAEVGSERIAEHERVLNRALTAKLSEFPEIRILGPSDPGERSGICTFYLLKPATRFSDSEPDIDEKLDGRANIMIRKGTFCVHSWYHAHEPQFDSIWPGFRPTLFRASFYLYNTLEEVELFASTMSQILEEIAELPTLTGG
- a CDS encoding PTS fructose transporter subunit IIA; its protein translation is MMIRISEAIREEGIVLDLKAQEKVAVIKELVSVMVDLGLIQDEETFLVDILKRENLESTGIGLGVAIPHARTTATSELLLAFGRSAKGVDFNSLDGKPSHLIFLIAAPEEKKSHYIMALARLSKILRKEEMRTRLSKAATPAEVMEILKEAE
- the trmE gene encoding tRNA uridine-5-carboxymethylaminomethyl(34) synthesis GTPase MnmE, yielding MLLERLQDVIVAPATPGGRSALAIVRVSGPKTLRMCDQIFKGRKRLTGARGHQLLNGFIVEGEEIVDEALAAVYRAPHSYTTEDTVEFSLHGNPLIVDRVTDLLIGIGARLARPGEFTERAFLHGRLDVTQAEAVLATIEVRTLKGVKAAVAQLRGDLAKELEGLSDRLRWLLTILQAQLEFPEEDIPEESLEPMLEELIADTQRLERAFRRGRSQRKGLAVMILGRPNVGKSTLFNALLGEERSIVTTVPGTTRDLVTGTLRFPTGQVRLFDGAGIGIAESLPDQCAVRRAIEAANRADFILVILDATSGFVPADAELLKLLRTKPGMIVWNKTDAVKEVPPLENVAGEPIGISALKRKNLSPLLDRLKEEASSQGETFFANRFQEERLEHLAVHLRSALDAQYLDMRAKELREALADVTGTDRPALDQRILEEIFSRFCVGK